In a genomic window of Enterobacter asburiae:
- the cobA gene encoding uroporphyrinogen-III C-methyltransferase encodes MPLFAALKDRPVLVVGTGEIADRKIAFLQRAGAQVRVVEEADFDESQLDSVVLVIAATENRELNRRVSEAAQVRHRLVNVVDDQPLCSFIFPSIVDRSPLLVAISSGGTAPVLARVLREKIEALLPTSLGRMAEKASFWRDHLKNRLTSVTERRRFWERVFRGRFASLMHAGNETAAQKILEDELDNPGNTSGEIILVGAGPGDAGLLTLRGLQVLQDADVVFYDHLVTDGVRELIRRDAEQICVGKRAGEHSVPQHDTNQMLVDAAKAGKTVVRLKGGDPFIFGRGGEELQAAAEAGVPFQVVPGITAASAVTAYAGIPLTHRDYAQSVTFVTGHYKADSTPFDWSHLAQSRQTLAIYMGTMKAADISEQLIQHGREATTPVAVISRGTRVDQHVATGTLEHLATLAKDAPMPALIVVGEVVQLHSTLAWFQNTTDAEGFGSSVVNLA; translated from the coding sequence CTGCCCCTTTTTGCCGCCTTAAAAGACCGACCGGTACTGGTTGTCGGCACGGGTGAAATTGCCGATCGCAAAATCGCGTTTCTGCAGCGTGCAGGGGCACAGGTGCGTGTCGTTGAAGAGGCGGATTTCGACGAGTCACAACTCGACAGCGTGGTGCTGGTGATTGCGGCAACTGAAAATCGGGAACTGAACCGGCGTGTCTCTGAAGCCGCCCAGGTCCGTCACCGTCTGGTGAACGTGGTGGACGACCAGCCTTTATGCTCGTTTATCTTCCCGTCGATCGTTGACCGTTCGCCGCTGCTGGTGGCGATCTCCTCCGGCGGCACCGCGCCGGTGCTGGCGCGCGTGCTGCGGGAAAAAATCGAAGCGCTGCTGCCGACCAGCCTCGGGCGCATGGCGGAAAAAGCCAGCTTCTGGCGTGACCACCTGAAAAACCGCCTGACCAGCGTGACGGAACGCCGTCGCTTCTGGGAGCGCGTGTTTCGCGGCCGCTTTGCCAGCCTGATGCATGCCGGTAATGAAACGGCGGCGCAGAAAATCCTCGAAGACGAACTGGATAACCCCGGCAACACGAGCGGGGAGATCATTCTTGTGGGGGCAGGGCCGGGCGATGCCGGGCTGCTGACGCTGCGTGGCCTGCAGGTTTTGCAGGACGCGGACGTGGTGTTCTACGACCATCTGGTCACCGACGGCGTGCGCGAGTTGATCCGTCGCGACGCGGAGCAAATCTGCGTCGGCAAACGGGCTGGCGAGCACTCGGTGCCACAGCACGACACCAACCAGATGCTGGTTGATGCCGCCAAAGCGGGTAAAACCGTGGTGCGCCTGAAAGGGGGCGATCCGTTTATTTTCGGTCGCGGCGGTGAAGAGCTGCAGGCGGCAGCCGAGGCGGGCGTACCGTTCCAGGTGGTGCCCGGCATCACGGCGGCCTCTGCGGTGACGGCCTACGCCGGTATTCCGCTGACCCATCGCGATTACGCCCAGAGCGTGACCTTTGTAACCGGCCACTACAAGGCCGACAGCACGCCGTTCGACTGGTCGCATCTCGCCCAGAGCCGCCAGACGCTGGCGATCTACATGGGCACGATGAAGGCGGCAGACATCAGTGAACAGCTTATTCAGCACGGTCGCGAGGCGACGACGCCCGTTGCCGTCATTTCTCGCGGCACGCGCGTCGATCAGCACGTTGCGACGGGCACGCTGGAACATCTTGCAACCCTGGCGAAAGACGCCCCGATGCCCGCCCTGATTGTGGTGGGGGAAGTGGTGCAGCTGCACAGCACGCTCGCCTGGTTTCAGAACACAACCGATGCAGAAGGCTTTGGTTCTTCTGTCGTAAATTTGGCTTAA
- a CDS encoding aminopeptidase translates to MFSATRHRIAALALGVCFILPAQAKNQPYGEIATMQARHIATVFPGRMTGSPAEMLSADYIRQQFAQMGYQSDIRSFHSRYIYTSRNKTQNWHNVTGSTVIAAHEGKAAEQIIIMAHLDTYAPMSDADIDNNLGGLTLQGMDDNAAGLGVMLELAERLKNIPTKYGIRFVATSGEEEGKLGAENLLKRMSAEEKKNTLLVINLDNLIVGDKLYFNSGQSTPSSVRKLTRDRALALARTHGVYAATNPGGNPDYPKGTGCCNDGEVFDKAGIPVLYVEATNWALGKKDGYQQRAKSKAFPDGTSWHNVQLDNQQHIDSALPQRIEHRSRDVVKVMLPLVKELAKAGKA, encoded by the coding sequence ATGTTTTCCGCAACGCGCCACCGTATTGCTGCCCTGGCGCTCGGCGTTTGCTTTATCCTTCCGGCTCAGGCAAAAAATCAACCTTATGGTGAAATCGCCACTATGCAGGCGCGGCATATTGCGACGGTTTTCCCTGGCCGCATGACCGGTTCACCCGCGGAGATGCTCTCCGCCGACTATATTCGCCAGCAGTTTGCACAGATGGGCTACCAGAGTGATATTCGCTCGTTTCACAGCCGCTACATCTATACCTCACGCAATAAAACGCAGAACTGGCATAACGTGACCGGCAGTACGGTGATTGCAGCGCACGAAGGAAAGGCGGCTGAGCAGATCATTATCATGGCTCACCTGGATACCTACGCGCCAATGAGCGACGCCGATATTGATAATAACCTTGGGGGACTGACGCTGCAGGGTATGGACGACAACGCAGCGGGTCTCGGCGTGATGCTTGAACTGGCTGAACGCCTTAAGAATATTCCGACGAAATACGGTATTCGCTTTGTGGCGACCAGCGGCGAAGAAGAAGGGAAACTCGGCGCTGAGAATCTCCTTAAACGGATGAGCGCCGAGGAGAAGAAAAATACGCTGCTGGTGATTAACCTCGATAACCTGATCGTGGGCGATAAGCTCTATTTTAATAGCGGACAGAGCACGCCGAGCAGCGTGCGTAAACTCACCCGCGACCGCGCGCTGGCGCTTGCCCGTACGCATGGCGTCTATGCCGCGACAAACCCAGGCGGTAACCCGGATTATCCAAAAGGCACTGGCTGTTGTAATGACGGAGAAGTGTTTGATAAGGCAGGCATTCCGGTGCTGTACGTCGAGGCGACGAACTGGGCGCTGGGCAAAAAAGATGGCTATCAGCAGCGCGCTAAATCGAAAGCGTTCCCGGACGGGACCAGCTGGCATAATGTGCAGCTGGATAACCAGCAGCACATAGACAGTGCCCTGCCGCAGCGGATTGAACACCGCAGCCGCGACGTGGTGAAGGTGATGCTGCCGCTGGTGAAGGAGCTGGCGAAAGCGGGGAAAGCCTGA
- the cysH gene encoding phosphoadenosine phosphosulfate reductase produces the protein MSVLDLNALNELPKVERILQLSETNAHLETLDAEGRVAWALENLPGDYVLSSSFGIQAAVSLHLVNQIRPDIPVILTDTGYLFPETYQFIDELTDKLRLNLKVYRATESAAWQEARYGKLWEQGVEGIEKYNEINKVEPMNRALKELNAQTWFAGLRREQSGSRATLPVLAVQRGVFKVLPIIDWDNRTVYQYLQKHGLKYHPLWDQGYLSVGDTHTTRKWEPGMAEEETRFFGLKRECGLHEG, from the coding sequence ATGTCCGTACTCGATCTAAATGCCCTGAATGAACTGCCAAAAGTCGAACGCATTCTTCAGCTTTCAGAAACTAACGCCCACCTTGAAACGCTGGATGCCGAAGGGCGCGTGGCGTGGGCGCTGGAAAACCTGCCGGGAGACTATGTACTCTCGTCGAGCTTTGGTATTCAGGCGGCAGTCAGCCTGCATCTGGTGAATCAGATCCGTCCGGACATTCCGGTGATCCTCACCGATACCGGCTACCTGTTCCCGGAAACCTATCAGTTTATTGACGAGCTGACGGACAAGCTCAGGCTGAACCTCAAAGTCTACCGCGCAACGGAAAGCGCGGCCTGGCAGGAGGCGCGCTACGGCAAGCTGTGGGAGCAGGGCGTTGAGGGCATTGAAAAATACAATGAGATCAACAAAGTTGAGCCGATGAACCGGGCGCTGAAAGAGCTAAACGCGCAGACCTGGTTTGCCGGCCTGCGCCGCGAGCAGTCGGGAAGCCGCGCCACGCTACCGGTGCTGGCGGTTCAGCGCGGCGTGTTTAAAGTGCTGCCGATTATCGACTGGGATAACCGGACGGTCTATCAGTATCTGCAAAAACACGGGCTGAAATACCATCCGCTGTGGGACCAGGGCTACCTGTCGGTGGGCGACACCCACACCACGCGCAAATGGGAACCGGGAATGGCGGAAGAAGAGACGCGATTCTTTGGGCTGAAGCGCGAGTGCGGGCTACACGAAGGGTAA